A single window of Leptolyngbya ohadii IS1 DNA harbors:
- a CDS encoding tetratricopeptide repeat protein, producing MNSQQRNRGRILTPEGLSRLQRAIAAWELQHEVRCTQEKLRELTIAQKPPNGLDPGTIGKILEAQKGVDPKSIRCLFKTLGLQLDEADLISSARLQVQADPNFVGREGAIADLNLLVERGAKVIVIQARGGVGKTTLARKYLQQEFGSYLEFPIAKETKDIASIESLLEEKLRQLGEEPGREFFVSLDRLKRKLQAERIGILIDNLEPALDSTGKLIEPHRRYVELLRVVADPSVQSTTLITTRERLRESSITVEHYILKSLDIIAWEQFFQSRNLEIDTPAFAALHNAYGGNAKAMEIIRGAILEDYSGDVAAYWHANQNDLFIERDLEDLVTQQFDRLQQIDLDAYHLLCRMGCYRYQDVPTVPIGGLLCLLWDVPENRQGRIVRALQDRSLVESEDREYWLHPIIREEAINRLRKSKDLEITYSNSAAFWTGNVKTIESVEDALRAMEAYYHYVQINDFEEATSIIIRERHHKWEGGFSLGRSLGYAMYGFGLLLKIRTAVNTVIQYINSKLLLGQLYLLLGDLHWITGDIQKGIEYLRESRRLVVNLLLSKSTNIDDYSQLKGIEANALFNLGLCVISLGELEQAVRIFEQLVVDTENTVNHQFTIGAWTCLASLNSLLGFQDRAREFVVKAQSQMSEIKGSWRKSYAPIHLGNTYKNLGELERATELYFEANSFAEASGKAHSKSLALLGLAEVYREKKDLELSILYNLEAIKKFCEIGAKPDLAEAYYQLGLSYQAIGEVENSNKYFQKAIHLFLQMEAPKQVERVRLSMVMYIDAIDTNN from the coding sequence ATGAATTCTCAACAGCGCAATCGCGGTCGTATCCTGACCCCTGAGGGGCTGAGCCGACTTCAGCGGGCGATCGCCGCATGGGAACTGCAACACGAAGTCCGCTGCACCCAGGAAAAGCTGAGGGAGCTAACGATCGCCCAGAAACCGCCGAACGGACTCGACCCAGGGACGATTGGCAAAATCTTAGAGGCACAGAAGGGCGTAGACCCTAAATCAATTCGCTGTTTGTTCAAAACGCTGGGGCTGCAACTGGATGAGGCTGACTTGATTTCCTCCGCACGGCTTCAGGTTCAAGCTGATCCGAATTTTGTAGGACGCGAAGGAGCGATCGCTGACCTTAACCTGTTGGTTGAGCGAGGCGCAAAAGTGATTGTGATCCAGGCTAGAGGGGGTGTCGGCAAGACGACGCTGGCACGCAAGTACCTGCAACAGGAGTTCGGCTCCTACCTGGAGTTTCCGATCGCCAAAGAGACCAAAGACATTGCTTCGATCGAGAGTCTGCTGGAGGAAAAGCTGCGGCAATTGGGGGAAGAGCCGGGACGGGAGTTTTTCGTGTCGCTCGATCGGCTCAAACGCAAACTCCAGGCTGAACGAATTGGCATCCTCATCGATAACCTTGAACCTGCTCTCGATTCGACTGGAAAATTGATTGAGCCGCATCGTCGCTATGTTGAACTGCTGCGCGTCGTTGCTGATCCTTCAGTACAGTCTACTACCCTGATTACGACCCGCGAACGCTTACGGGAATCTAGCATTACTGTTGAACACTATATTCTTAAAAGCCTCGACATCATAGCTTGGGAGCAGTTCTTCCAGTCCCGTAACTTGGAAATCGATACCCCTGCCTTCGCTGCTCTGCATAATGCCTATGGGGGAAATGCCAAAGCAATGGAAATTATTCGAGGTGCAATTTTAGAAGATTACTCCGGCGATGTTGCAGCCTACTGGCATGCGAATCAGAACGACCTCTTCATCGAGCGAGACCTGGAGGATTTAGTTACTCAGCAGTTCGATCGCCTGCAACAAATTGATTTAGATGCCTATCACTTACTCTGTCGAATGGGTTGCTATCGCTATCAAGACGTTCCAACTGTGCCGATCGGGGGACTTCTCTGCTTGCTTTGGGATGTGCCAGAGAATCGACAAGGGCGCATTGTTAGGGCGTTGCAGGACCGATCGCTGGTGGAGTCTGAAGATAGAGAGTATTGGTTGCATCCAATAATTCGAGAAGAAGCGATCAATCGCTTAAGAAAGAGTAAGGATTTGGAAATAACATATTCTAATTCAGCAGCTTTTTGGACGGGCAATGTCAAAACCATTGAGTCTGTGGAAGATGCTTTAAGGGCTATGGAAGCATACTATCACTATGTACAGATTAACGACTTTGAAGAAGCGACAAGTATAATTATTAGAGAACGCCATCATAAATGGGAGGGAGGTTTCTCTCTTGGAAGGTCGCTTGGCTATGCGATGTATGGCTTTGGCTTACTTCTAAAAATTAGGACTGCCGTAAATACCGTTATACAATATATAAATTCCAAACTTTTATTAGGGCAACTCTATCTTCTTTTAGGCGATTTGCATTGGATAACAGGAGATATTCAGAAAGGCATTGAGTATCTTCGTGAAAGTAGAAGACTTGTAGTTAATCTCCTACTATCTAAATCAACTAATATCGATGACTATAGCCAGCTTAAAGGGATTGAAGCAAATGCTCTATTTAACTTAGGGTTATGTGTAATCTCTTTAGGTGAGCTTGAGCAAGCAGTAAGGATTTTTGAGCAACTTGTTGTTGATACAGAAAATACAGTCAATCATCAATTTACTATAGGTGCCTGGACTTGCTTAGCATCTTTAAACTCGCTTTTGGGCTTTCAAGACCGAGCTAGAGAGTTTGTCGTCAAAGCTCAAAGCCAGATGTCAGAAATTAAAGGCTCATGGCGTAAAAGTTATGCTCCAATCCATTTAGGAAATACATATAAAAATTTAGGCGAGCTTGAAAGGGCTACAGAACTCTATTTTGAAGCAAATTCTTTTGCCGAAGCTAGTGGAAAAGCTCATTCTAAATCTCTTGCGTTACTAGGACTAGCAGAGGTTTATAGGGAGAAAAAAGATCTTGAATTATCAATTTTATACAATTTAGAGGCAATAAAAAAATTCTGTGAGATAGGAGCAAAGCCTGATTTAGCAGAAGCTTATTATCAGCTAGGATTAAGCTATCAAGCAATAGGTGAAGTTGAGAACAGTAATAAATACTTTCAAAAGGCAATTCACCTCTTCCTTCAAATGGAAGCACCAAAGCAAGTAGAGCGAGTGAGACTATCAATGGTGATGTACATAGATGCGATAGATACCAATAACTGA
- a CDS encoding TniQ family protein, with product MVDETDEEFELPRWCPEPFEGESIGSYLVRFRSQEISSMSTIGSLSRALKLGTTLGRWEKLRFNPSPSMEEIEIFCNYIGLAVEKLIPTFPAKGRRTTPEPIRFCASCYAEATYHRLEWQDKAIANCPKHQEPLLHQCPGCERPFSIPELLQGDQCKCGLYFRRMAEHRERFQRRKLAKRLNRQTH from the coding sequence ATGGTTGATGAGACAGACGAAGAATTTGAACTACCACGCTGGTGTCCAGAACCTTTTGAAGGCGAGAGTATCGGCAGTTATCTGGTGCGGTTTCGATCGCAAGAAATTAGCTCCATGTCTACTATCGGTAGTTTGAGTAGAGCACTAAAGCTGGGCACAACGTTAGGAAGATGGGAAAAGCTTCGCTTCAATCCTTCTCCCAGCATGGAGGAAATAGAGATCTTCTGTAACTACATAGGGCTGGCGGTAGAAAAACTCATTCCAACCTTTCCGGCAAAAGGGCGAAGGACGACGCCGGAACCGATTCGATTCTGTGCTTCCTGCTACGCAGAAGCCACCTATCACAGACTGGAGTGGCAGGATAAAGCGATCGCCAATTGTCCCAAGCATCAAGAACCTTTGCTCCATCAATGTCCAGGTTGTGAAAGACCGTTCTCGATTCCTGAGCTACTCCAGGGTGACCAATGTAAGTGTGGCTTGTACTTCAGACGAATGGCTGAACACCGAGAGCGGTTCCAAAGGAGAAAGCTTGCTAAGAGGCTCAACAGGCAAACTCATTAA
- a CDS encoding Mu transposase C-terminal domain-containing protein, which translates to MAAQPEENNQVPESLDSDSQEKTQEHPPLLLNEISPELQRKIDLIDAVMQASNKKARQEAIARAAQELGLTERTIRGLVRRVESGEGPAVLAVGRQDKGQFRIAEHWFKFIIATYEWGQKQGSRMNKHQVHRKLGTLAKLGEKLRDKRYRKLFMGHRKAREDLVAGEYPSHVTVYKVIDFYLKGKHKKVRHPGSPAEGQIIQTTEGILEITHSNQIWQCDHTKLDILVVDEKGDTILEIDDDGEEVWGRPYLTLIADSYSGCVVGFHLGLEPAGSHEVGLALRHAMLPKQYGPEYELEEKEIVFGKPEYWLTDRAKEFKSNHLQQISMQVGFKRRLRAFPQAGGLIETIFDTLNKELLSLLPGYTGSNVQDRPKDAEKYACITLKELEKLLVRYFFNTYNWLDYPRVEGQKRHERWRSMLLSEPEVLDERSLDVCLMKVSHRKVEKYGSVEFARLIYQGDCLIPYQGEEISLRYDERNITALLAYTRPAGGQPGQYIGVVRARDLKQDQISLEELRWYKRKLRKRGVKVDHDSIVAERMGLYEFIDEKRKSKRQRRKQANQEHQQQTNASTVVELFPQNQSVETPPDSQPDAEAFVSESQTEDRTNPPPPSQSVPEPLPPVDAPDSTVADLVGAEDASVVIVDEVSTPDESSDDSSLSNTVDFSHEPVVAYDWDQLLADNW; encoded by the coding sequence ATGGCTGCTCAACCAGAGGAAAATAATCAAGTCCCTGAGTCGTTAGATTCGGATTCGCAGGAAAAAACGCAGGAGCACCCTCCTCTCCTGCTCAACGAGATTTCACCAGAACTGCAACGAAAGATTGATCTGATTGATGCGGTAATGCAGGCTTCCAATAAGAAGGCTCGCCAGGAAGCGATCGCCAGGGCAGCCCAGGAGCTAGGGCTAACAGAGCGCACAATTCGGGGTCTAGTTCGGCGTGTCGAAAGCGGTGAAGGACCCGCCGTGCTTGCAGTGGGTCGTCAAGACAAAGGGCAGTTTCGCATTGCAGAACATTGGTTCAAGTTTATTATTGCCACCTACGAATGGGGACAGAAGCAAGGTTCCCGAATGAATAAGCATCAGGTTCACAGGAAGCTGGGAACATTAGCAAAGTTAGGTGAGAAGCTGCGAGACAAGAGGTATAGAAAGCTATTCATGGGTCATCGCAAGGCACGTGAAGACTTAGTTGCAGGCGAATACCCATCCCATGTCACTGTCTATAAAGTCATTGATTTCTACCTGAAGGGAAAGCACAAGAAGGTCCGTCACCCTGGCTCTCCGGCAGAAGGACAAATCATTCAAACGACCGAAGGAATTTTGGAGATTACGCACAGTAATCAGATTTGGCAGTGCGATCACACCAAGTTAGATATTCTGGTAGTCGATGAGAAGGGTGACACGATATTAGAAATTGACGACGACGGCGAAGAGGTCTGGGGACGCCCTTACTTGACTCTGATTGCAGACAGCTACTCCGGGTGTGTCGTCGGCTTTCATCTTGGGCTAGAACCCGCAGGCTCCCATGAAGTGGGTCTTGCGCTACGCCACGCAATGCTGCCCAAACAGTATGGACCGGAGTACGAACTTGAGGAGAAGGAGATTGTTTTTGGGAAACCAGAGTACTGGCTAACCGATCGCGCAAAGGAGTTCAAATCCAACCATCTTCAACAAATCTCAATGCAGGTCGGTTTCAAACGGCGGCTACGAGCGTTTCCTCAGGCAGGTGGCTTGATCGAGACGATCTTTGACACCCTGAATAAGGAATTGTTATCGCTGTTGCCAGGCTACACCGGGTCTAATGTTCAAGATCGTCCTAAAGATGCAGAAAAATATGCCTGCATCACGCTTAAAGAGCTTGAGAAGCTTTTAGTACGGTACTTTTTCAATACTTACAACTGGCTGGACTACCCCAGAGTCGAGGGTCAAAAGCGACATGAACGTTGGCGTTCCATGTTGCTGTCAGAACCAGAAGTTTTAGACGAGCGGAGTCTGGACGTTTGCTTGATGAAAGTTTCTCACCGTAAGGTCGAAAAGTACGGCAGCGTTGAGTTTGCCCGTCTGATCTATCAGGGTGACTGTTTAATTCCCTATCAGGGTGAGGAAATCTCTCTGCGATATGACGAGCGGAACATCACCGCGCTCCTAGCTTACACCCGCCCCGCAGGAGGACAGCCCGGTCAGTACATTGGCGTTGTTCGTGCGCGTGATTTGAAGCAAGACCAAATTTCGCTGGAGGAACTGCGCTGGTACAAACGGAAACTGCGTAAGCGCGGTGTGAAGGTTGATCATGATTCGATCGTCGCCGAACGTATGGGACTGTATGAATTTATTGATGAGAAGCGGAAGTCCAAGCGACAGCGCCGCAAGCAGGCAAACCAGGAGCATCAGCAGCAAACGAACGCCTCCACAGTGGTTGAGCTTTTCCCTCAGAACCAGTCGGTTGAGACGCCTCCAGATTCTCAACCCGACGCCGAAGCCTTTGTCAGCGAGTCCCAAACTGAGGACAGGACGAACCCTCCTCCACCATCGCAGTCAGTTCCTGAGCCATTGCCCCCGGTTGACGCTCCAGACAGTACAGTTGCGGACCTGGTGGGGGCTGAAGATGCCTCCGTGGTGATTGTGGACGAGGTGTCAACGCCTGACGAATCCTCTGATGACTCCTCTTTGTCTAATACTGTAGACTTTTCTCATGAGCCAGTCGTTGCTTACGATTGGGACCAACTTCTAGCAGATAACTGGTAA
- a CDS encoding cytochrome P450, producing MVSTSPRTLNGPPKTPTWQRRLWGLRFLFQPLETIEARSRAYGDDYRISQPDAKTAMVYFSTPQALEAIFTARPEQLSAGRGNQILKELIGEHGIVLLEGSAHQRQRQLLMPPFHGDRMRSYGQVIQSITGEVTRSWQSGTRFAVRPAMQSISLQVILRAVFGLEEGQRYEQLRLTLSRMLDGFGSPLGAMFLFYPFLQKEWGWTPWGKFLQRRQQVDDLLYAEIHDRRNNPDSGRTDILALLMAARDAEGQPMSDGELRDELITLLFAGHETTASALAWALYWIVSLPDARTKLLAEMQALGDDADPMTIARLPYLQAICQETLRLYPIAISAFPRVVKQPIDIAGYSLEPGTVVMPSIYLAHHRESVYPEPKQFRPERFLERQYSPYEYLPFGGGDRRCIGAAFALFEMKLVLFQMVSRFQMSLVNAAPIRPIRRGLTVAPSDRLRMKVTGVRHANKA from the coding sequence ATGGTCAGTACCTCTCCTCGAACACTGAATGGTCCTCCTAAAACCCCGACCTGGCAGCGCCGCCTCTGGGGCTTGCGTTTTCTTTTCCAACCGCTGGAAACGATCGAGGCACGCAGTCGAGCTTACGGGGACGATTACCGCATCTCTCAGCCCGATGCCAAAACGGCGATGGTCTACTTCAGCACTCCCCAGGCGTTAGAAGCCATTTTCACGGCAAGGCCAGAGCAGCTTAGCGCGGGACGAGGCAACCAAATCCTGAAAGAACTCATTGGAGAACACGGGATTGTCCTGCTGGAGGGGTCCGCCCACCAACGACAGCGACAGCTTTTGATGCCGCCCTTTCATGGCGACCGAATGCGTTCCTATGGGCAGGTGATTCAGTCCATTACCGGCGAAGTTACCCGATCGTGGCAGAGCGGTACAAGATTTGCAGTGCGCCCAGCCATGCAGTCTATCTCCCTTCAGGTGATTCTGCGGGCGGTGTTTGGGCTGGAGGAAGGACAGCGGTATGAGCAGTTGCGCCTGACTCTGAGCCGGATGCTGGATGGCTTTGGTTCCCCGCTGGGCGCGATGTTTCTGTTCTACCCGTTCTTGCAGAAGGAATGGGGATGGACACCCTGGGGTAAATTCTTGCAGCGACGACAGCAGGTGGATGATCTGCTCTATGCCGAAATTCACGACCGCCGCAACAATCCCGACAGCGGACGAACCGACATTCTGGCACTGCTGATGGCTGCCCGTGATGCCGAAGGGCAACCGATGAGCGATGGGGAGTTACGGGATGAACTGATTACCCTGCTGTTTGCAGGACATGAAACGACTGCCTCTGCCTTAGCCTGGGCACTGTACTGGATTGTCTCTCTGCCCGATGCGCGAACGAAACTACTGGCAGAAATGCAGGCACTGGGTGACGATGCTGACCCTATGACGATCGCCCGCTTACCCTACCTGCAAGCAATTTGTCAGGAGACGCTGCGACTGTATCCCATTGCCATCAGTGCCTTCCCACGGGTGGTGAAGCAGCCGATCGACATCGCAGGCTACTCGTTGGAACCGGGAACGGTAGTCATGCCATCCATTTACCTGGCGCATCATCGGGAGTCCGTCTACCCAGAACCGAAGCAATTTAGACCGGAACGGTTTTTGGAGCGGCAGTATTCGCCCTACGAGTATTTACCCTTTGGTGGGGGCGATCGGCGCTGCATTGGTGCCGCTTTTGCCCTGTTTGAAATGAAACTCGTGCTGTTTCAAATGGTGTCTCGTTTTCAAATGTCGCTGGTCAATGCCGCACCCATCCGTCCGATTCGTCGCGGTCTCACCGTTGCTCCCTCCGATCGTCTGCGAATGAAAGTGACGGGGGTTCGTCATGCCAACAAAGCGTGA
- a CDS encoding NADPH-dependent oxidoreductase — translation MFRSPILRSMHPPSPTNLIQARYGMSTFNPDSLCNETLTTLLSHCSVRAYRPNALPPNTLEMLVAAAQAASSSSNLQTWSMVAVEDPARKGKLAQLAGNQAHIRQCPLFLVWLADLARLHHLAKKRGLPAEGLDYLEMFLTATIDAALAAQNATIAAESLGLGTVYIGGMRNHPEAVAETLQLPPHLFAVFGLCVGYPDTAKPAAIKPRLPQAAVLHRETYNLAQQEEAIDQYNEIMQQFYESQQMNVAGDWVEHSLKRVATAQALNGRDNLKEVLQRLGFPLR, via the coding sequence GTGTTCCGTTCACCCATCCTGCGCTCGATGCACCCACCCAGCCCAACAAACCTGATTCAAGCCCGCTATGGCATGAGCACGTTCAATCCAGACTCCCTCTGCAACGAAACACTGACGACCCTACTGTCTCACTGCTCTGTGCGTGCCTACCGACCCAATGCCCTACCGCCGAATACGCTCGAAATGCTGGTTGCAGCGGCTCAAGCCGCGTCAAGTTCCTCCAACCTGCAAACCTGGAGCATGGTAGCGGTTGAAGATCCAGCCCGGAAAGGCAAGTTGGCTCAGCTTGCAGGTAATCAGGCACATATCCGTCAGTGCCCCCTATTTCTGGTTTGGCTGGCTGACCTGGCGCGACTGCATCACCTTGCTAAGAAGCGAGGGCTACCTGCCGAGGGGTTAGATTACCTGGAGATGTTTCTGACCGCAACGATCGACGCAGCCCTGGCAGCCCAAAATGCGACGATCGCGGCTGAGTCGCTAGGATTAGGCACGGTCTATATTGGCGGTATGCGAAACCATCCTGAAGCGGTTGCTGAAACACTCCAACTGCCGCCTCACCTGTTTGCCGTCTTTGGGCTATGTGTAGGTTATCCCGATACGGCAAAACCGGCTGCCATCAAACCTCGACTGCCACAAGCGGCTGTCCTGCACCGAGAAACCTACAACCTGGCGCAGCAGGAGGAAGCGATCGATCAGTACAACGAAATCATGCAGCAGTTTTATGAGTCGCAGCAGATGAATGTAGCTGGAGACTGGGTGGAGCATTCCCTCAAGCGAGTCGCAACGGCACAGGCATTAAATGGACGCGACAACCTGAAAGAGGTCCTCCAACGTCTTGGCTTTCCCCTGCGTTAG
- a CDS encoding peptide-methionine (S)-S-oxide reductase produces MLVSYSRRLSFFWRIPDPINVNLDRQEPDRGERFRSVIFYHTSTSEVCTIVSLVPTRSSVVGIPFASRTVVQ; encoded by the coding sequence TTGCTAGTCAGCTACAGTAGACGGCTCAGTTTCTTCTGGCGCATCCCTGACCCTATTAATGTTAATCTCGATCGCCAGGAACCAGATCGGGGAGAACGATTTCGCTCGGTCATTTTCTATCACACCTCGACAAGCGAAGTTTGCACGATAGTCTCGCTCGTCCCCACTAGGTCATCAGTGGTTGGCATCCCCTTCGCGTCAAGAACAGTCGTTCAATAG
- a CDS encoding ATP-binding protein, whose protein sequence is MAQPAPQPNAQSQPVPSQSATKPAPQQSVLALPKRSPENQAEVERIRDSETYKEVSRDQLLFKWLSSQQESRASGFVYGVNFGDLRKSCQFYQLLYVRKRGNLFLTPTPVLYAEVEQFGSPTDLFIGITQAGGNPFSGMGSLRDLRKQAVGTLKKLQTSTLIIGYAEVLSPEALKELVKMRRDLKISIILAGSMCLSEFFDKLDKQRGPKHKDIRNAFLESHQYPCFEKNETEAILEGWENQVLSSWSKKLDLKKIPGVPNFLYTRCGGQAEPLYEMLRKIAIQTLDDPKLQISTTTLTELFAARRVAVST, encoded by the coding sequence ATGGCTCAACCTGCTCCACAACCCAACGCACAATCGCAACCAGTCCCCAGCCAGTCCGCCACTAAGCCAGCGCCACAACAATCTGTCCTGGCATTGCCCAAGCGATCGCCAGAAAACCAGGCTGAAGTTGAGCGAATTCGGGACAGCGAGACTTACAAAGAGGTTTCTCGTGATCAACTTTTGTTTAAGTGGTTGTCGTCACAGCAGGAATCGCGTGCCAGTGGCTTTGTGTACGGAGTCAATTTTGGAGATCTGAGGAAATCCTGCCAATTTTATCAACTGCTATACGTGCGGAAACGGGGAAACCTGTTTCTCACTCCCACACCAGTTCTCTATGCTGAGGTTGAACAGTTTGGTTCCCCGACTGACCTTTTTATTGGAATCACTCAGGCAGGAGGCAATCCCTTCTCAGGTATGGGATCGTTACGAGATTTGAGGAAACAGGCGGTCGGCACACTTAAAAAACTTCAAACCAGCACACTGATTATTGGCTATGCAGAAGTTTTGTCCCCTGAGGCGCTCAAAGAACTTGTAAAAATGAGGCGAGATCTAAAAATCTCTATTATTCTTGCGGGTTCTATGTGCTTATCTGAGTTCTTTGACAAGCTCGATAAGCAGCGTGGTCCAAAACACAAGGACATTAGAAACGCTTTTCTGGAGTCCCACCAATACCCCTGCTTCGAGAAGAATGAGACAGAAGCCATTCTCGAAGGCTGGGAGAATCAAGTCTTAAGCTCCTGGTCTAAAAAGCTTGATCTGAAGAAGATTCCTGGTGTTCCTAACTTCCTCTACACTCGCTGTGGCGGACAGGCTGAACCGCTGTACGAGATGCTCCGCAAGATAGCGATCCAAACGTTGGACGATCCAAAGCTGCAAATTAGTACAACCACTCTCACAGAGCTATTTGCAGCAAGGCGGGTAGCGGTAAGCACGTAG
- a CDS encoding phosphodiester glycosidase family protein, whose amino-acid sequence MPPLTPAALRFKLSRRSFLLLGGAAFTTAFSMTKTVIAQTNAPVQTTQRSLRGIAFYQTCVDLSHPQTLVTIALANNALQANSTERTYGDEPFPQMVRRLQAAVVANGTFFNTAAAHREVMGNMIAGGRFLRYRAWERRGTTLSLRQNNQPEMITPNLEERSREWSQYWFSITCGPRLVTNGRVSVTAESVRAEGFTTAHLVNPQTPAARSAVGFSQDGKQLLMVTFIDSVSLQRAAEVMRDIGASQAMNLDGGASVALANRGSVLYPTGRNLTNVIAVYDTTNAAPAALQDAWRQFQQSELRPELPR is encoded by the coding sequence ATGCCTCCTCTAACTCCTGCCGCTCTACGCTTCAAGCTATCGAGGCGATCGTTTCTCCTACTAGGAGGTGCAGCATTCACGACGGCATTCTCAATGACAAAAACAGTGATTGCTCAGACGAATGCTCCGGTTCAAACGACTCAGCGATCGCTGCGGGGCATTGCGTTCTATCAAACCTGCGTCGATCTGAGTCATCCACAAACCCTGGTCACGATCGCTTTAGCCAATAACGCTCTCCAAGCGAATAGCACCGAGCGAACCTACGGGGACGAACCATTTCCGCAAATGGTCAGACGCTTACAAGCCGCCGTGGTCGCGAATGGAACGTTCTTCAATACGGCGGCGGCACACCGAGAAGTGATGGGCAATATGATTGCTGGAGGTCGCTTCCTGCGCTACCGTGCCTGGGAAAGACGGGGTACAACCCTCAGCCTACGGCAGAACAACCAGCCCGAAATGATCACGCCTAACCTGGAGGAGCGATCGCGGGAGTGGAGCCAATACTGGTTCTCGATCACCTGTGGTCCTCGGTTGGTGACGAATGGACGAGTCTCGGTTACGGCTGAGAGCGTTCGTGCTGAAGGCTTTACCACTGCTCACCTGGTAAACCCTCAAACACCTGCGGCGCGCTCTGCTGTCGGGTTTTCGCAGGATGGGAAGCAACTGTTGATGGTGACGTTCATTGACTCGGTATCGCTTCAGCGGGCAGCAGAAGTCATGCGCGATATCGGAGCGTCTCAGGCAATGAATTTAGACGGGGGTGCTTCGGTGGCATTGGCGAACCGAGGCAGCGTTTTGTATCCAACAGGGCGAAATCTGACGAACGTGATTGCGGTTTACGATACGACTAATGCTGCTCCTGCCGCGTTGCAGGATGCCTGGAGGCAATTCCAGCAGAGCGAGCTTCGTCCAGAGTTACCGCGATAG
- a CDS encoding cysteine desulfurase family protein, producing the protein MIYLDYHATTPVDFRVADRIYHYMTTEFGNASSTDHEWGDRAEAAVKQAAKQVANLVGSSSRGIIWTSGATESINLVIQGSLSQNPEKPHRIALLPLEHKAVLDTCHALQQRGQTDLIFLQVDRQGRLDLNHLERVCAEGLSLLCVMAANNEIGNIYPIQAIGQIAQRHNIPFLCDGSQSVGKIPMQFEEWGITYLAISAHKLYGPKGVGALVVRRGYHLEPLMFGGGHQKGMRSGTLNVPGIVGLGEACRLRSLEMDDDEQAIATKRDQLQNMLSAKIPGLVINGDVEHRLAGNLHISIPGIPNSAVIARVRHQLAISTGSACSSGIEAPSHVLQAIKLAEPLIEGALRIGLGKFTTEEEIEQASHLLSNAAMQVRQRMCTVP; encoded by the coding sequence GTGATCTATCTGGATTATCACGCTACAACCCCTGTCGATTTTAGAGTTGCCGATCGCATTTACCATTACATGACCACAGAATTCGGCAACGCCAGCAGCACGGATCATGAGTGGGGCGATCGGGCTGAAGCAGCAGTCAAGCAAGCCGCTAAGCAGGTTGCTAACTTAGTCGGATCATCCTCCAGAGGAATCATCTGGACATCGGGCGCGACCGAAAGTATCAACCTCGTAATTCAAGGAAGCCTTTCCCAGAATCCTGAAAAGCCTCATCGCATTGCCCTGTTACCGCTCGAACACAAAGCCGTTCTTGATACCTGTCATGCCCTTCAACAGCGAGGTCAGACAGACCTAATTTTTTTGCAAGTCGATCGCCAAGGAAGGCTCGATCTTAATCACCTGGAGCGAGTTTGTGCTGAGGGTCTGTCCCTGCTCTGTGTCATGGCAGCCAACAATGAAATCGGCAATATTTATCCCATTCAGGCGATCGGGCAAATCGCACAACGCCATAACATTCCCTTCCTCTGCGATGGCTCTCAATCTGTTGGGAAGATTCCTATGCAGTTTGAGGAGTGGGGTATCACTTATCTAGCAATTTCTGCCCATAAGCTCTATGGACCCAAAGGAGTCGGAGCTTTAGTTGTCCGTCGAGGTTATCACCTAGAGCCGCTCATGTTTGGAGGCGGACATCAGAAGGGAATGCGATCGGGTACTCTTAACGTTCCAGGAATTGTGGGACTGGGTGAAGCTTGTCGGTTGCGATCGCTGGAGATGGACGACGATGAGCAGGCGATCGCAACCAAGCGCGATCAGCTTCAGAACATGCTGTCAGCAAAAATTCCTGGTCTAGTGATTAACGGAGATGTAGAACATCGTTTAGCCGGAAATCTGCACATCTCAATTCCTGGCATTCCCAATAGTGCAGTTATCGCTAGGGTTCGTCACCAGCTAGCCATTTCTACAGGTTCCGCCTGTTCGTCCGGGATCGAGGCACCGTCCCATGTCCTTCAGGCAATTAAGCTAGCTGAGCCATTGATTGAGGGAGCACTTCGGATTGGACTGGGGAAATTTACAACAGAGGAAGAAATCGAGCAAGCAAGCCACTTATTGTCTAATGCCGCAATGCAAGTTCGACAAAGAATGTGTACTGTTCCTTGA